The Jiangella sp. DSM 45060 genome contains the following window.
CCCGTGCGCGGCCGTCAGCACGGCGGCGTCGCCGGCGAACACCAGCACCGGCTGACGGAACATCGGCAGGTAGACGGTGCCGTCGGCGTCCTCGTACGGCTCGCCGATCAGCTCCGGGATCGTCCCGGCCAGGCCACTGACCAGGAACGCCGTCACGTTGAGGCGTTGCCATACGGGCAGGTCGTCGGCGAGCAGGACGGCGATCTTGGTGGCGAAGCGGATCTCGTCGGTCACCGTCCCAGCATCACGCGGCCGCGGTCGCCGGGTCTTGTACGGTGTTAGCGTGTTCGCCCCCGCCGGCGCGACGGTCCGCGCCTGGCGCCCCGACGTGCCCGGGCTGGCCGAGGTCTTCCACGCCCGGTTCACCCACCACGCCTACCCGGCGCACACCCACACCGCGTGGACGCTGCTCATCGTCGACGACGGCGCCATCCGGTTCGACCTCGACCGCCACCACCACGGCGCCGCCGGGTCCGCCGTCACGCTGCTGCCGCCGCACGTCCCGCACGACGGCCGGGCCGCGACGCCGGCCGGGTTCGGCAAGCGGGTGCTGTACCTCGACCCCGGCCTGCTCGGCGACGACCTCATCGGCGCCGCCGTCGACCACCCCACGTTCGCCGACCGGCAGCTGCGGCTGCGCGTGCACCAGCTGCACCGGGCGCTGGAACGGCCCGGCGACGCGCTCGAGGCGGAGAGCCGGCTGGCGCTGATCGGCGCCCGCATCGCGGCGCGGCTGTCGCCCGCGGCGGCGCCAGGCCGCCAGCCGGCCGGGCTGGCCGGGCGGCTGCGCGAGCTGCTCGACGCGAACGTCGCCGACGGCGTCACGCTGCGGGATGCGGCCGCGGAGCTGCACGCCCACCCGACCCACCTGGTGCGCTCGTTCACGGCCGCGTTCGGGCTGCCGCCGCACCGCTACCTCACCGGCCGCCGGGTCGAGCTGGCCCGCCGGCTGCTGCTGGCCGGGCAGCGTCCGGCCGACGTCGCCACCGCCGCCGGCTTCTACGACCAGGCGCACCTCACGCGGCAGTTCCGCCGCTACCTCGGTGTCAGCCCGGGCGCGTACGCCAGGGGTTGACCTGGAGCGCGCTCGAACTGGCAGCGTGGAGGCATGACTGCGACG
Protein-coding sequences here:
- a CDS encoding DUF2000 domain-containing protein; protein product: MTDEIRFATKIAVLLADDLPVWQRLNVTAFLVSGLAGTIPELIGEPYEDADGTVYLPMFRQPVLVFAGDAAVLTAAHGRALDRGLRPSVFTRELFTTGNDRDNRAAVRAVKRADLDLAGLAVHGPKNAVDKIVKGARLHP
- a CDS encoding AraC family transcriptional regulator; its protein translation is MFAPAGATVRAWRPDVPGLAEVFHARFTHHAYPAHTHTAWTLLIVDDGAIRFDLDRHHHGAAGSAVTLLPPHVPHDGRAATPAGFGKRVLYLDPGLLGDDLIGAAVDHPTFADRQLRLRVHQLHRALERPGDALEAESRLALIGARIAARLSPAAAPGRQPAGLAGRLRELLDANVADGVTLRDAAAELHAHPTHLVRSFTAAFGLPPHRYLTGRRVELARRLLLAGQRPADVATAAGFYDQAHLTRQFRRYLGVSPGAYARG